Below is a window of Penaeus monodon isolate SGIC_2016 chromosome 26, NSTDA_Pmon_1, whole genome shotgun sequence DNA.
CTAGTGAGGGGTCGCTCTTCTGCTCCTGAACAATATCCCGAGATTTCACCAGGTCACTTACCGACGTCAGTGGAGTAAactcttccttcgttttcttcattcttctcgtaACAGCGACACATCCTGTTTGCGTTGCAGCATCAGCACCACAGTTATTTCTCACCCCTTTAATGTTTCCGATGATGACGTCGAAAATCGGATTAACCATCACGGCTGCTGAGATCTTCCCTGTAAAGAACGGACTGTCTACATGTATAGTCGCCTCTGGAACATTAACTAGTGATCCGTCAATCATTTTAACATTTATCCTCCTCCGTTGTCTCTGAGAACACTTACCGGAACACCACTTACTGACCCTGACTTAACGAGGAGAGAGCTCTGCTTATCAGGATCCGTGGAGGTAGCAGATAGTCAAATGCTGTGCACGTGGGGCGTTTGTTGTCTAGCTTCTGACGTCTCCGGAGGCTGGGGTGTTGGGTTTTCCTCACTCACACAGGCGGCCGCTCCTTTCTGTCGGTAATCATGAGTTTCTTGACTCACCGTTCGCCAAGGATGCTTCCGCTGTTGCTGTGGTGGTACACACTGCTGTGCTTTCGACTGCAGATGCTGTTGCTTGTGAATTGTGGGATGAACCTTCTGTTGCTGCTGCAAAAGTAGTTCTTGCTTTCCCCTCTGTTGTTGACCCAGTGAAATGGCCGGCTTTTTCCACTGCCTGCGAGTGTGATGCCCAAAGGCAGAAAAATGGGCATCCGCCTTATCAGCCATCTGCTCTGCAGTCTTGATCTTGTGGATCTTAAACTGCGCAACGAGATCCTGGGGACACGACTTTTCAAGCTGAAACCGTAACACTAAATCCCTAATACCTTCCTTCGTGTCCGGCGTCCCATCCTTTTCCAGCCACTGGTCAAGGTAGCCTGACAAACGAACCAGGAACTGAGTGGCAGTCTCTCGGTCTTGCATCATTCCACGATTAAATTGAAGTTTTGCGTCGTCAACCGTCAGCCCGTACGCCCTCATCAATGCTGACTTCATCGAACAGTACGTCTTGTCACTCGCGTTGAGGCGATGGAGGATTTCTAAGGGTTTCCCATCAAACAGACTTTGAAAATAAAGCTTCTTCGTGGCTTCGTCGAACTGATATAAATCGGCAAAATCTTCAAACCGGTGAATATATGGTTCGATTGGCTCACCTTCTTTAAATGCAGGTAACCGGATGCGCGGCAAGGTGGATGCCTGGGCAGGGGAGCCTCCATTCGTCCCCATCTGCACGCGAGCCATTTCCAGTTGATGCCGGcgaatcctctcctcttcctctatcttcagcTGCTGCAGTCTCAGCTCGTGCTCAcgctgtctgtctcgctcttcccgttcctccttctcACGCTCACGCTGCCTCGCTCGTTCTTCTCGCTCCTCAGCCTGACGTTTACTCACGTAATCTACAAGCCTCAAGCCCCATCAACTTAGCCTCTTCTACATAAGCTCCTGCAGACATATTGATTGGAGAAAGAATTCTAGAGATACTCGCAAATGAATGACCACAACACTTAACGATAGATCCACAATGAGTTAAGGAAACTCTCTCTTCACATCTATTACTCCAATTGTCGAGTCCCTGTTCGGGCGCCACTTTGTCAAATTCTTATcagtgttttctttatcttcaagatttatgtttaagtcttaattcatttattttcttttatacatttaattttattcccggattcattattgacaagatctgacaactttttttttatattcatattcataacttATTCATTAGTTTATGTTCAATGATTAACCTGTATAATTGTTAGTTCATCTAAATATCACTTCGTTTATCCATAGTCAAGACTCATTCGAattgtttaggatttttttttgttcagggttcttagacacaggggagtaacagttttaatttattaaagtaattggctatttctctaacacgaaaatatgaataattttctctattttctcacgtttctttgccggttgcttgccttctgtgatttaagttcattactcacgtgtatatatatattattttctaagaattttgtaaaagcagaggctaggaggacgagtgatgacagcgatgcggctgcaggtcgccggtcagcagtatttttttcaaattttagtccGCTGCTCTGGTTGCTTTGTTCCCCGTTCGTGAGTCGTGCGTGAGTGAGGAGGAATGCCCGTGACTCCTGCCCACCTGCccgattgtcacgcgcatgcgcacaaatacccaagagttgccatatgtcgcttgggtttccatggcaacaggtggttgtcaggtgttcctattttttttccttttggttttctttaaaatatgtttatataatgaacaCCTGGACAAGATTATTATACATTTCCATAAAAATAATTCCTCAAACATAAATTTCCTAGAAAATCGAAAAGTTATTGGATGATATCTTTCATTAAGTTTATAATTGCTATATTGTCTGCGTATTGTTTATAAAAGTGAACTATGAATGGATGAACAGTATATCGTACAGCCACATCAGTCTATCtgtcatccatccatctatccgtgcatccattcatccatcaatCCGTcaatccgtccatccatccatccgtccatccatccacccatccattcatccacccatccatccatccacccatcatccgtccatccatccatccatccacccatctatccgtccatccatcaatccatccatccacccatcatccatccatccatccatccatccatccatccatccatccatccatccatccatccatccatccatccatccatccatccatccatccatccaacatccatccatccatccatccattccatctatccatccaaccatccattcatttatatacTAACCCCTCCAGTCAAGCATGCAAATATCTACAAATATCTAGTCATATATGTCTTTAACATCTGAAATCGATAtagatttgttattgttatataagaAGTAGAGATATATGCACCTATTTTTGCTTTAATTCTGCCGCTGTTTCAAGCTAAGGAAATACTGGGAATGTGCTGTTAGAGACATATATAACGGTAACAAACGGTATTAGACTACTTTATTTAGTAGGTTTACATTtccaataatgtgtgtgtgtttgtgcgtccgtgtgcgcgtgtgcgtgtaggtgtgtgtgtgatagtgtgtgtgtgtgattgtgtgtgtgtgattgtctttgtgtgtgattgtgtgtgattgtgtgtaagtgtgtgtgtgtgtgtgtgtgtgtgtgtgtgtgtgtgtgtgtgtgtgtgtgtgtgtgtgtgtgtgtgtgtgtgtgtgaacgtagatagatagacagatataatctCAGTAAGTTACTATGAAATAGTTCTGATCAAAACAAAAAGATCAAGCAATGACACTCTCGAACAACTATTTTTCGAATTTGGCTTCAATGTAAGCTTTACTGGGGTAAAATGATGTAGGTATTCTGCGAGTTCGTAATAACAGTTTTGACGTTgtgaattattttgaaatttagatTTAGTCTTTTTCGTATTGTAGATGAACATGGCCGTCCGCACGTGTatccatgcgtgtgtgtatgtgaatgcatgtgtgtgtgtatgagagagagagagagagagagtatgtgtgtttgtatgaagagGGGGAGGTCTGTGTACCCTTACACTTATATAGATCTCTATAGATTGCTTTCCAGTATAACATTAACCGGTATTTGAAAGTCTTACAAAAACAGTATTGTTTTTCGTTATAATTTTCGAATAATTTCAGTGATCAAGTATGTAACTAGTCTACACTAAATGCTCATGATCGAAGTACAAGTCTTTTCTTCATTCACAGTGGCTAATATTCGGTCAAAGTGCGACTTTTTTAtaggaatagaaataaaaaaaataaaaagtacaattCATAGGTAATATTTATCTTCAATGCAGACTGGAGCGGCTCACGGAACCATTTCAGTCCATTTTTTATACGCTTTCGTTTGATCTAAATAGTCAAAAGTCATATAAAACTCTACGGGGAAACATCGCCCGATTTCAGTTACTCTCACgagtagcataaagcactatgactggtttaagcaagattcattcatctatggtttatataaaacaagaacaagacagtatGATCTTGTGACCCCCAAAAttaggcttggatatagattgtattggcagtagagtttgtaatgtcgaagaaactaattGTAAACTGCGTAATGAAGAATATatgcgaacacttgtacattatatctcagagtgcaatgtgttacagcctttcagaccacctagcatgagatacggagaactatgtaattATTTcgtatcctctgatgtcttagaagatatacttatgttgtatcctaaattgaaacgtagtatcacatgaccgcatatcaaatgtagcgaTGCCTTTCCGCGCCCAatctgtacgccggcgtggcagatgagtagataaacgactttgtaattgttcctttcctttaaatgatataatacttaccacaataatgttatagcctaaaattgaaatgtaataccattatatgccatgcagcttgcccacgcctgtgcagttagccagtgtagtaaataaaggactaaactaaactaatttcACGAGTAACATTGATACCAAGgccatcatttttgtaattaatttgtttaaaaaaatgtactGAAAAGAGTCTAATATTTTTTACTACACGTTGCATTCAGTAGTCTAAGTGGTATTTCGattatcactgttttcatttttgttttgtttttgttttttgttggatcTTCATATGATTATTGCCAATTTCATTTTTCCTAATATAGAGCTGTcactcattttactttttatagcaAGTCTGTGAACATGCAGAAAGTTTACCACAAAATTCCGAATTCACTTTAGTAGAACTTGATATTTTCGTTCCGGGTACCGAGAAGTAACTTCAGATATTTCACAATACCTACAGTCTAAACTATAGATTTCCGGGACCGAACCTCCCGCACCGTAAATCTGAATTAAAGTATTGGNNNNNNNNNNNNNNNNNNNNNNNNNNNNNNNNNNNNNNNNNNNNNNNNNNNNNNNNNNNNNNNNNNNNNNNNNNNNNNNNNNNNNNNNNNNNNNNNNNNNtatattttattatttttaaaattttatataatatatatattttttttttttttttttatattttttatttttagaaaattttatctataaaatatatatatatatataaaaaatttatattatatataaaaatttatatatatataaaatatatatataatatataaaatcatatataatatataaatatattatataatataaaatgtatatgtgtgtgtgtgtgttgtgtgtgtgtgggtgtgtggggggtgtgtgtgtgtgtgtggttggttggttgtgtgtgtattatgtatataaaaaatttacgcTATTATCATcttggggtgtggtttttaatatatatataataaattatataatataataaaaaaatatataaatatattataaaatatatatatattatatttattagaaaaacattttgttatataacattatatttttaaatatatacaatttgtgctatataaatttaatatatatatatatatatatattatatatatatatatatatatatatatatatatatatattatttatataatacacactcgtGTGGGGTTGGGATTTTtgcataatattaaatatgaaaaattatatatataaaaattattatatattaataatcataaatgtaatatataatataatatattcccgTGGACCCCGGGGAGAatggtccaacgtaccctctggtGTGAAGGGGCGACTAAAGGGGGTTGGCCCCGGAAGGGCACccgggccggggggaaaaaaccccccaagccaAACATGATGGGGAGAATCGGGAAGCAGACAGCCGCTGCAGAAACcccctaaggtcgacatcccccCGCATGTTCGCGAGTCGTTCAaaccctgtgagagaaatttcttaaAAACTCTCTTTCAAGAGCAAGGAACGGAATACAATTTCTCAG
It encodes the following:
- the LOC119589772 gene encoding LOW QUALITY PROTEIN: uncharacterized protein LOC119589772 (The sequence of the model RefSeq protein was modified relative to this genomic sequence to represent the inferred CDS: inserted 2 bases in 1 codon), with product MSAGAYVEEAKLMGLEXLVDYVSKRQAEEREERARQREREKEEREERDRQREHELRLQQLKIEEEERIRRHQLEMARVQMGTNGGSPAQASTLPRIRLPAFKEGEPIEPYIHRFEDFADLYQFDEATKKLYFQSLFDGKPLEILHRLNASDKTYCSMKSALMRAYGLTVDDAKLQFNRGMMQDRETATQFLVRLSGYLDQWLEKDGTPDTKEGIRDLVLRFQLEKSCPQDLVAQFKIHKIKTAEQMADKADAHFSAFGHHTRRQWKKPAISLGQQQRGKQELLLQQQQKVHPTIHKQQHLQSKAQQCVPPQQQRKHPWRTVSQETHDYRQKGAAACVSEENPTPQPPETSEARQQTPHVHSI